The window GAGCAGCGTGGAGTCGCCGGAGATCGCGGCAGCGAGGTGTTCGCTCACCCAGCTTTTGGCGGTGCCCGGCACCCCGATCAGCAGCAGGGCGCGGTCGGTGGCGAGGGTGGCGACGGCGACTTCCATCAGGCGGCGCTCACCGACGTATTTGGGCGTGATCTCGGTCTCTCCCGCCGCGCCGCCGAGCAGGTAGGTCAGCACCGCGCGCGGGCTGAGGTTCCACTTCGGCGGGCGGGGAAAGGCGTCGTGCTCGGCGAGGGCGGCGAGTTCGTGGGCGTAGGCGGTTTCGGCGTGCTGGCGCAGGACTTCGGGGGCAGTGGTCATGGAGGCTCCTTTTCGGGGGTCGGACAACTCAGAGCTGGGCGAGGGCGCCTTGCCACTCGCGGCGCAGACGCAGGGTGGCGGTCAAGGTGTGCCAGGCAGCGGCGTACTCGGCCTGCTGGCGGTCGTAGGTGCGGCGCTGCTCCTCTTCCCAGCGTTCGGGGGTCTGCCAGCTTGAGAACTGTTTGGGGCGCGGCGGCAGCTCAAAGGGCGGCGGGTCGAGGTCGGGTACCGCCGTGTCCGGGTCGAGCAGGCGGCCCAGCGCGGCGAGCAGTTCTCTTTCGAGCCAGCTCAGACCGGACAGCCGCGCTTCCGCCAGCGTCCTCGCCAGCACGTCCCGCAGCGTGGGCTGCTCAGAGGCGGGCGCCGTGTCCAGCGTCTCCAGCAGGGCGCTCAGGTGGTGGGGGCTATAGCTTTCGCCCCGGCTGTAGCAGCGCAGCGAAGTCCACACGTCGGTCAGCAGGGCGGCCACCTGGGGATTCGTCACCTCGTCGATCAGCGACCCGCTCTGGTTGTGCAGGGCCGTTTCGAGCAGGTCCCACTCCACCCCGAGCGTCTCCAATATCAGCGGCGTCGGCAACGCTCCGAGCAGGCGGTGGAGGTCCGAATCGTGATAGTCGTTCGCCTTCGGTTGCCCAAGTTCCGGCGGCAGCGTGAAGGGAGGAAAGGTGAGCTTGCGGCCCGACTTGCCACGCGAGCGTGCGGGCACCACGGCCTCCCTGAGCACGGCCCGCAGCCGGTCTTGCAGCGGGCCGGGCAGATGCCCCTGAAGCTGGCGCGCCCCTTTGGACAGTTCGTTCACGCGGTCGGTCGCCGCGTGGACGAGCAGCGGGCGGTCAGCCTCATGCAGCGTGCGGCGCAGCAGCGCGAGCAGGTCGCGGCGCTCGTCGGCCTTGCTCTCCTTCCACAGCTCCAGCAACTCAGCGGCGCCCTCCTCCGGGTCACGGCGGCGCCGCTCCTCCAGGGTGCCCAGCCGGACCTGCCACTGAACTTCGGCGGTGGCCTTCTCCCACTTGGCCCGCATCGGGTGCTCGCGCAGCGTCACCTCCGCCCGCTCGTCGAGCAGCGGCCACAGCGCCGGCGCGAGGTCCGCCCGGGCCGCGTAGAGCCGCAGCGCGAGTTCGCCGCCCAGGGTCCAGCCGCGCTTTTCCGCGTCGGCGAGCGCCAGCCGGGCGAGCGGCGTGGACAGGTCGGCGAAACGGAGCAGCAGCCGGCCCAGCGCGGGCGGCAGGGACCGCTCGGCAGGTGGGGCCGGCACCGGAGGGGGCGTTTCGGCGGTCTGGAGCGGCTTCCCCGCGCGGTCATGCAGGGCGGCCACAGCGGCGCGGGCGAGCAAGGCCGCTTCCGGGGTCTCGGCCTGGATGCGGGCGAGCGCCGCTCCCAGGGCGCTGGACGACGGAGAAGGCAGCTCGGCGCGGGCGGTGCCGCGCAGGGCGGCGGCAGCCAGGGCGCGCAGGTCGCGGCTCACGGCTGGGCCTCGGCCTGGGGTGTTACGGCGAGCGGCAGGAAGGCCACGCCGTTCCACTCCCCGAAGACGTAGGCGCTCTCCGTGGCGCACTGGGCCTGCCAGCGCCACAGCTCGTCCGGGGTCACGCGGCCATCGAGCCTCAGCGCGTGCCCGGCGAGGTCACACAGCTGCGCGGGGTTGCGCCCAAAGTAAACCGGCCCCACCAGGACGCCCACGCGCTCCAGCCAGGGATTGAGCGCCAGCGCCTGCGCGAACAGGGCCGGCACTTCGGCGAGGCGGCGGCCCTGTGGCGGGAGGGGGGCCGCGACCGCCTCACCGGCGACCTCCCCGAGCACGGCGCGCTGGGGAAAGGCCGAGGGCGCGTAGGCGACGGCGCCCCGCAGCCGGGTCAGGGGCGGCAGGGGAACGGGCAGCGCCTGCCCCTGCGGCGCGAAGTCGAGGAGCAGCGCCGACTGCCCCCCCTCGCCGAGCAGCCAGGTCCGGCGCAGGGTGAGGCGGCCTTCGTCTTCGGTCACCGCGCCAGCCACCCACCAGTCGGCGGGCTCGGCAGGGGCGAGCGCCAAGCGGTCAAAGCCCACCCCGAGCGCCGTGAGCAGGTCGGCGCGCTCCGCGCCGGAGAGCGACTCGCGCTGGCGCCAGCCCTGGGCGAGCAGGTACAGCTCCCCGAGCGCGCGGAGCAGGGCCTCGCCGCTTTCCTCGTGCAGGTGTTGCGGCAACTCGCGGATGCGCCGCGCTGCGCCGGGAAGCTGGGCGTCCACCATCCGGGCGGCCTGGCGGTCCCAGTCGGCGTAGGCGCGGGTGCGCGCGGCGAGCAGCCCTTCATGCACGAGGTCGCCGAGCCAGCGCTCCAGCTCACCTAAGCCCGCGTCCATCTTCTTTTCGCGTTTCTCCTGGCGCTTGGCCTGGGCGGCGGGGTCGACGGCCTCGCTAGCTTTCGGCGCGGCCTGAGCGCGCTGGGTGCGGCCTTCGAGCCACTTATTCAGTTCTTCGGGCACGGCGGCGCTCTGCCAGCTGCCGGCGCCCGCCGCGTGCAGCAGCAGCAGCCCCAGCGCGTGCTTGCAGGGAAACTTGCGGCTGGGACACGAGCACTTGCTCGCAAACTCCGGCGTGCGCAGGTCGGCGGCCACCAGGTACGGGTGGGCGCCGCTCCCCTGCGCCTCGCCCCACAGCACGTCGCCGTCGCGGGCGAGGGTAGGCCACTTGCCAGGCACGGCGAGTTTCTGCCCCGCCTTGAAGCTGGCGGGGTCGGGGGCGAACGCCTGAACGGTTTCAGGGGTCAGGGATGTGGAAACGGCCAAAAGCTCCTCCTCTCGGGTCCTACTCAGGGAATCATTACGTTATAGGCGTAATTGTAACCAATCGTAGAAAGGAGGGCAAGGGGGGAGGTCGGAGGGGACCCTATGCTGAGGGGCGTGACCCCCCTCCTCCACAATTCCTTCAAGGCCGCGCTGCGCCGGGGCGAGCCGCAGATCGGCCTCTGGCTGGGGCTCGCGAGTCCGTATACGGCGGAAATCTGCGCGGGGGCCGGCTTCGACTGGCTGCTGATCGACGCCGAGCACGCCCCGAACAACGTGCGGAGCGTGCTCGCGCAGCTTCAGGCGCTCGCCGCCTACCCGGTCCGACCGGTCGTGCGCCCGCCGGTCGGGGAGACGCACCTGATCAAGCAGTACCTCGACCTCGGCGTGCAGACGCTGGTGATTCCGATGGTCGAGACCGCCGAGCAGGCCCGCGCCCTGGTGCAGGCGACCCGCTACCCGCCGCAGGGCGTCCGGGGCGTGGGCAGCGCCCTGGCCCGCGCCTCACGTTGGAACGGCGTGCCGAACTACCTGCACGCGGCGAACGGCGAGATCTGCCTGATCGTGCAGCTGGAGTCGAAATCGGCGCTGGAGCACCTGGACGACATCCTGGGCGTCGAGGGCGTGGACGGCGTGTTCATCGGCCCCGCCGACCTGAGCGCGAGCCTGGGACACCTCGGTGATCCCGGGCACCCCGAAGTCACCCAGGCCATTGAGGGGGCGCTGCGCCGGATCGTGGCGAGCGGCAAGGGCGCCGGGATTCTGAGTTCGGACCCGGCCCTCTCCCAGCGTTACCTCGACCTCGGCTGCACCTTCGTCGCGGTGGGCGTGGACACCAGCCTGCTCGCCTCCGCCGCCCGGCACCTCGCGCAGCGCTTCAAGGGGCGGGCCGCCGCAGAGCCGCAGGCCGGCAGCGTGTACTGAGCGCCGGGCAGACAAGGCGCAGCAGGCGGGGGCGGGGGTCCGGACGACCTCCCGCCCCCGCCTTGGTTCAGGGCGTGACCGGGGGCACAGCGGCCGGACCGCGGCCCACCTCCAGCGGCAGAAAGACCGCGTTGGACGGGTCGTCCGGGGAGACCGGAACGGCGCTCTGGGAGCACGAGACGAAGGCCAGGGGCAGCAGGGCAGTGAGCAGCAGGGCTCGAATTCTTCTCATGGGGCACCTCAGCCAGACACCGGGCGGGGCCTGGTGGGGAAGCGGCGGCGAGGGGCGCCCTCCCCGGCCATTGTAGGTTTTGCGCGGCGTGCAGCCAAGCTCATGCGCCCACCGGCCGCGCTCACCCCCTCCTGGCGGCTGCGGCGTGGGCCACCCGGCTGGGGCTTGATCCACAGGCGGCTGAGATCGGGTGCCGTCCGTCTAAGCGTTTGCCCGCATATTGGGACCGGAAGGCGCATGCTAGGGCCAAAGGAGCCCCATGAGCCACAGAATCTTGCCTCTGACCGACCACTACGACGTCAAGCGCGGTGAGGACGGGCACCGCTCGCTGCATCCCCTGGTGCGCGGCTTCAACCTCACGCGCATTCCGCTGCTCAACAAGGGCACGGCGTTTACGGAAGAGGAGCGCGCACTGCTGGGGCTCGAGGGCCTGCTCGCGCCGCAGGTCGACGACCTGGAGGTGCTGACCGAGCGCGCCTACCGCGAGTTCCGCAAGCGTGAGGCGCCGATGGACCAGCACGTCTATCTGCGCAACCTCCAAGACCGCAACGAGGTGCTGTTCTACGCGCTGCTCGCCCGGCATGTGGTGGAGATGCTGCCGATCGTGTACACGCCGACCGTCGGCGAGGCGGTCAAGCGCTTCAGCCAGATCTACCGCTACCCGCGCGGCCTGACGCTGAGCACCCGCAACATCGCGCGGGCGGGGGAGGCGCTCGGCAACGTGCCGCTCAACGACGTACGGATCATCGTGGCGACCGATTCGAGCGCGATTCTGGGCATCGGGGACCAGGGCCTCGGCGGCATGGCGATCTCGATCGGCAAGCTCAGCCTCTACACGGTGGCGGGCGGCGTGGGGCCGGACAAGACGCTGCCGGTCGAGCTCGACGTGGGCACGGGCCGCGCCGACCTGCGCGGCGACCCCCACTACCTCGGCGTCAAGCATGAGCGCCTGACCGGTGAGGCGTACTTCGCCTTCATGGACCACTTTGTGGAGGCGACGCTCCAGCGTTACCCCAAGGCGCTGATTCAGTGGGAGGATTTCGCCAAGGACGCCGCCTTCGAGGTGCTGCGCCGCTACCGCCGGGTGGTGCCGAGCTTCAACGACGATATCCAGGGCACCGGCGCGGTCGTGCTCGCCGGGGTGATGAGCGGCTGCCGAATCAAGGGCGAGCGTTTGCGCGATCAGGTGATCGTGGTCCACGGCGCCGGGGCCGGCGGCGCGGGGGTGGCGGCGGCGCTGCGCGAGGGCCTGCGCCGCGAAGGGCTGAGCCCGCAAGAGATCACGCGGCGCGTCTTCGTGCTCGACTCGCGCGGGCTCCTGACCGACGACCGCGCGATGGAGGACTACAAGCGCCCGCTCGCCACGCCGCGCGCATTGACCGAAGGCTGGGAAGGCACCGACCTGCTGAGCGTGGTTCGGCAGACGGGGGCGACGGTGCTGCTCGGGCTCTCGGGGGTGCCGGGCACGTTTGATGAGGAGATCACGGCGGCGGCGCTCGCCAACACCCCGCGCCCGCTGATCTTTCCGCTGTCCAACCCGACGGCCCACAGCGAGGCGCTGCCCGAGGACCTGCTGCGCTGGACTGGCGGGCAGGCCATCGTGGCCACGGGAAGTCCCTTCGCGCCGGTCGAGCTGGGCGGCCAGACCCATGAAATCGGACAGGGCAACAACGCCTTCATCTTCCCGGGGCTGGGCTTCGGCTGCGTGCTCGCGCGGGTGCGGGAGGTGACCGACGAGATGGTGACTGAAGCCGCCTACGCGCTTGCCGACTACACCGCCCGGCATCACCCGGGCCGCACCTACCCGCCGGTAGACGAGCTCTCACGCGCCAGCATCGAGGTCGCGGTCGCTGTGATCCGCCAGGCCCTGCGCGACGGCGTGGCCAGCGAGTTCAAGGTGCGCCGGATGGACGACGCCGAGCTGCACGCCTACGTCGAGCGCAAATTCTGGACGCCGAGATACCTCCCCTACCGGCCCTGAACTTCCGGCGTCTCCCGTCCGGTCAGCCGCGCCACGATCACCCCGTGGTCCTCGTGAAAGTTGCGGGGGTGCGCGAGGGCGACCTCGAGGTGCACCGGGCGGGCACCGAAGGGCCGGGGGGCCGGGCCGGGGACCACCTGCGCGGCGGTCGGCTTCAGCAGCGCGCGCGCCGGGTGGTCGAAGAGGTGCCCTCCGGCCGGAACCGGCTCGCCGGGCAACAGGACCGCGCCCGGCAGTTCCCATAGCCCCTGACCGATCGGACCGGCACGGTGATTCAGCCACACCTCTCCTCCTTCCACACGTAGCCAGCGCCGCTCGTGCAGCAGAGCCGTGGAAGCGAGGGCCGTGCGCCCGGCGTCCACCGCCGCCCACTCGCGCCGCAGCCGGGCGGCGGTGGGGGTGCGCGCAAACACGCTGAGCTGCCGGGCCACAGCGGGTGAGACCTCGGCAGGCAGAGGCTGCCCCGTCAGCAGCGCCGCGCGCAGATCGGTGGCGTTCAGGCCGGGGGTGGCGGCCACCTCCAGCCGCGCCCAGCCGGGGAACCAGCGCAGGTAGTCCGAGCTCGCGTCCTTTTCCAGCCCCACCAGCGCGAGCCGCGCGCCTGGCCTGAACACCGCGTCCGCCGCCGCCCGCACGTCCGCCGCCCAGCGCGGAGGGTCGAAGCGGTCGGGGAGTGGCCGGAAGATGACCCGGCGTGTGTCAGCGCCGACTTCCTGCAACGCCGCGCGGAAGAGGAAGGCGCGCTCGGCGGGGGTGAAGGGATTCTTGACGCTGCGCGCGAGGTTGGCGCTGCCGAGCAGCACGAGGACCCGCCCACCGCTCCCCAGCGCCCCGAGCGCCTGCACCACGCTCCCGACGTGCGCCGCGTGGGGAGGCTGGAAGCGCCCCACGTAGACGGCGCCGTCCAGGGCCGCTCGCGTGTTCACGGCCGCCCCGGATTCACGGCAACCGTGAGCGCAGCTCGGCGGCGGTGCGGTCGCGCAGCTCGGCGACCTCGGGCGCGAGACTCACGCGGTAGACGTGGGGATTGAGCAGGCGCCGGGTTTCAGGAGGCACGCGGCGCAGGTCCTGCCGGGCGCGGTCCTGGATCTCGGGGAGGGTCTCGGCTGGGCGGGTGCGCTTTCCCCCACGCAGCACCACCTCACGCGCGGGCTGCCAGTGCAGGTGACCGGGGAGGCGCGCGGCGCGCAGCGGGTTGGTGGGGTCGCTGACCAGCAGTCCCGCGCGCGGCGCGTCTCCCAACGTGAGCACGTCCCAGGCATAGGGGGGGTCTGCGCCTTTCTCTGCGCCCTCACGCTCCGCCGCGCGCCAGACGGCCTTGCGCCCGGGCAGGCTCGCCTTGCCGGGATCTCCCGTGAGCTTCATGCGCGGCTGCCCCGCGAGTTCGGCAAGTTTGTAGACCCCGCCGAGCGCGCCGCCGCCCGGACCACCCGCCGTGGCGAGCTGGGTGCCGACGCCGTACACGTCCACCCGCCCGCCTTCGGCGATCACGCCCGCGATCACCGATTCGGAGAGGTCGTTGCTCGCCACGATCTTCACGTCCGGGAACCCTGCCTCGTCGAAGGCCGCGCGAATCACCCGCGAGAGGTAGGCAAGGTCGCCCGAGTCGAGCCGCACCCCGCGCAGTTCGTGACCGCGGGCGCGCAGCTCCGCAGCGACGGTCAGCGCGTTGGGCAGGCCGCTTTGTAGGGTATCCACTGTGTCGAGCAGCAGCACCGTGCCGTCCGGGTAGAGGTCGGCGTAGGCGCGGAAAGCACTCAACTCGTCAGGAAAGCTCTCCACCCAGGCGTGGGCGTGCGTACCCGAAACGGGGAGGCCGAAGCGCCGGCCCGCCTCGACGTTGCTCGTGCCGGTCGCCCCACCGACGAAGGCCGCGCGCGCCGCGCTGATCGCTCCGTCCGGCCCCTGGGCGCGGCGCGCGCCGAACTCGAGAACCGTCGCCCCGCCCGCCTGCGCCGCGAGGACGCAGCGGGCCGCCTTCGTCGCCACCAGCGTCTGGAAGTTGAGGCTGTTGAGCAACGCCGTCTCGACCAGTTGCCCTTCCCACAGCGGCCCGCGCACAGTGAGCAGCGGTTCGTTGGAAAACACGACGCGGCCTTCGGGAAATGCCGTCACCTCGCACCCGAAGCGCCACCCGCGCAGCGCGGCCAGAAACTCGGGCCGGAACCCCCCGAGCGAGGCGAGGTAGTCGAGCTCATCTTCCCCGAAACGCACCCCGGCGAGCCAGTCGAGCAGCGGCTCCAGGCCCGCCCACACCGCGTAGCCGCCCTGGTAGGGCAGCCGGCGGAAATAGAGGTCGAAGGTGGCCTCCTGCTCGTGCAGGCCAGCGAAGAAGTAGCCCTGCATCATCGTGAGTTGGTACAGGTCGGTCAGCAGCGTAGGCAGGGCAGGCGGGGTGTTCCGGGTCATGCGGTCACCTCCGGCAGGGCGCGGCCGCGCGTCTCGACGCCGATCGCCCAGGCGCAGGCGGCCGCCACCGCGAGCGCGAGCGCGAAGACCGTCAGGGCGATGGGCAGCTCCCCCGTGAGCAGCAGCGCCCCGACGCTCGGTGAGATCACGCTGGCGAGCCGGGCGACACCGCTGACAAAGCCCATCCCCGTGCTTCGCAGGGAAGTCGGAAACAGTTCCGGCGTGTAGGCGTACAGCGCCCCCCACGCCCCGAGCAGCGCGAAGGACAGCCCGGCCGAGGTCAGCAGCACCGCGCCCGGCGTCTGCGCGCCCAGGAAGAGATAGGCGCTCAGGGCACTCACCGCCAGGAAGCCCGTCAGGGTGGCCCGGCGCCCCACCTTTTCCACCAGGAAGGCCGCGAGCAGGTAGCCCGGCACCTGCGCGAGGGCGAGCAGCAGCGTCGTGCGGTACACCGCGCCCAGGTCGAGGCCCTGCGCCCGCAGGAAGCTCGGCAGCCACGAGAAGATGCCGTAGTACCCGAGCGACAGCCCGAACCACACCAGCGCAAGCAGGCCCGTGCGCCGGCCCAGGAGGCCCTGGAACAGCCGCGAGAGCGTGACGCGGGCGCCGGCCACCGGGCGGGCGAGCGGAAGCTCCGGCAGCGTCCCGCCGTTGGCCCGCGCGACCCGCTCGAGCGCCCCGCGCGCCTGCCGCTCCTGCCCGCGCGCAAGCAGCGAGCGCGGCGAGTCGGGAATGCCGAACCGTGCGATCAGGCCGATCAGCCCAGGAAGCGCGGCGAAGGCGAGGAGGTAGCGCCAGCCCACCGCCGGATCGAAAGCGGTGCTCACCCACCACGCGAGCGCGGCGACCAGGACCGTTCCGAGCGCCCAGAAGCTCTCCAGATACACCAGGAAGCGCCCGCGCCACGGGGTCGGCACGAATTCAGCCATCATCGAATAGTCGACCGGCAGGGTCCCCCCGATGGCGAATCCGGTCAGGAAACGCGCGAGCAGCAGCCATTCGAGACCCGGCGCAAACGCCCCGGCGAACCCGAACACCACCCCGAGCGACACCGTGATCAGGAAAACCGTGCGTCGCCCCAGACGGTCGGCGAGGTAACCCCACAGCCACGCTCCCACCAGCATTCCGGCAAAGGTGGCGGTGAGGAGCCACGTCGCCTGCGGTGAGCCGCGCTCCAGCCCAAACGCTGCGCTGATCCCCGGGAGCGCGAAGCCCATCAGCAGCACCTCCATCGCGTCGGCGGCCCAGGTCAGTCCGCAGATGGCGAGCAGGCGCCACTGAAAGGCGCCCAGGCCGAGGCTGTCAATGGCCTGGTCGATCGTCAATTCCTTCGGGGGGGAAGCAGTCACCCGGAAAGTGTAGTGCCGCCTGCGATTCTTCCGGCGCCCACCGCCCCAGGGCTGGGCCGCGCTGCTCCGGTGAGGAACAGACGGAGGGCCCCGTACCCGGGGTGAGGAGGCGGCGCCCCATCCTCCATACTTCCCCTATGACCGAGCTCTCCCCCCTCCGCGAGCGCATCCGGCGTGAACTGCACGTGCAGCCCGACATCGATCCGGCGCAGGAGCTTGAGCGCCGCGTCTCCTTCCTGTGCAGCTACCTGCGCGCTGGCGGGCTGAGCGGCTTCGTGCTTGGCATCAGCGGGGGACAGGACTCGACGCTCGCGGGGAGGCTGTGTCAGCTCGCCGCCGAGCGCCTGAGGGCGGAGGGAGGAAACGCCGACTTCCTCGCCATGCGCCTCCCCTACGGCGTGCAGGCCGACGAGACCGACGCCCAGGCCGCGCTGGAGTTCATCCGCCCCGACCGGGTGGTGACGGTAAATATCCGGGCGGCGGTAGACGCTTCAGCGGGAGCGGCGCGGGAGGCACTGGGCAGTGAGCTGCGCGATTTCGTGCGCGGCAATATCAAGGCCCGCGAGCGGATGATCGCCCAGTACGCCCTCGCCGGGCAGGAGCACAAGCTGGTGGTGGGCACCGACCACGCCGCCGAGGCCGTCACAGGCTTCTACACCAAGTTCGGAGACGGCGGCGCGGACCTCACCCCGCTTACTGGCCTGACCAAGCGCCAGGGCGCGCAGCTGCTTCAGCACCTTGGGGCCCCCGAGGCCACCTGGCGTAAGGTCCCCACCGCCGATCTCGAAGACGACCGGCCCGGCCTCCCCGACGAGCTGGCGCTGGGGCTCAGCTACGACCAGATCGACGCCTATCTCGAGGGGCGCGAGGTCAGCGAAGACGTCAGCGCCCGGATTGAGCGCCATTTTCTCAGCACCCGGCACAAGCGGACGCTGCCGGTGACCCCGTTCGACGACTGGTGGCAGCAGGAATAACAAAACACCGGGCCGAGCACCCGGTGTCTGTCGAGCCCACCCCGCTGCCTTAGCGCAGCCGGGCCTTGTCGTGGAGCTTGCGGGCGATCTCCATGATCTCGGCCATGTCCCAGTCGGGCGAGAAGGCCGCCGAGTCGTGGCCGCCGTCCATCAGCTTGCCGCCCTCAATCTCGGTGTACTCGCCGACGCGCACGGGGGAGCCGTCGTCGGGGTGCGTGCCGTTCCAGATCGCGCCGAGGTGCTGGTAGTCGTCCGGGCTGAAGCGGTAGAGGATCTGGTGCAGGCCGCGGTCCATCACTTTCTTCGCCTCGGGGATCTTGGCAGTGGGGATGTTGGGCATCGGCAGCATCTTTTCCATATTCACGCCGGTCAGGGATTCGAGCGCCTTGGCGTAGGCGATCTGGTGCACGCCGCCGCGCACCAGCAGGTAGCCGACCAGGGCCTTGGCGGTCGGGTCGTCGACCATCTCGTAGACGCGCAACTTGTTGTGGCGCGCCGCGCCCTCCAGGAAGAAGTTGTGCGTCAGGTCGAGCATCAGGTTGCCGCTCGAGTACACGTAGTCGCCGGTCCAGGCCTTGCCGTGCGAGTCGGCGATCAGGGTGCCGGGGCCCGCCGCGATGAAGTGCTTGGTGTTGCGCACGTCCTGCGCGAACGAGAAGGGGTGGGTCGCGGGATCGATCGGCGCTTCCTGTTCCTTGGGGTCCGGCCCGGCGAGCAGCGCATTGATGGTGGCCGAGACGAGTTCGATGTGCCCGAGTTCCTCAGCGGCGATGTTGGCGATCAGCTCGTAGTAGGGCGCGAGCGTGGTCTTGCCCCGGAAGTTGAACGACTGGGTCATGTAGTTCATCAGGGTGGACATCTCGCCGAAGCGCCCACCCATCAATTCCTGCACCGTCGCCGCTCCGTTCGGGTTGGCTTCCTTGGGCATGGGGAGTTCGTACTGCAACTTGTCGATTCTCAGAAACATCTGGACCCACCTCCTTGATGTGCTTAACCCATCAGGCCCGCTGACCCCCGGTTGGAAAGTGCGCTGATGCACTCTGTGAGCCCAGTCTGAAGCGATTGCCG of the Deinococcus reticulitermitis genome contains:
- a CDS encoding manganese catalase family protein, which produces MFLRIDKLQYELPMPKEANPNGAATVQELMGGRFGEMSTLMNYMTQSFNFRGKTTLAPYYELIANIAAEELGHIELVSATINALLAGPDPKEQEAPIDPATHPFSFAQDVRNTKHFIAAGPGTLIADSHGKAWTGDYVYSSGNLMLDLTHNFFLEGAARHNKLRVYEMVDDPTAKALVGYLLVRGGVHQIAYAKALESLTGVNMEKMLPMPNIPTAKIPEAKKVMDRGLHQILYRFSPDDYQHLGAIWNGTHPDDGSPVRVGEYTEIEGGKLMDGGHDSAAFSPDWDMAEIMEIARKLHDKARLR